In Persicimonas caeni, a single window of DNA contains:
- a CDS encoding Lrp/AsnC family transcriptional regulator, whose protein sequence is MATNLDRIDFEILAALQEEGRLSNKELAARVDLAPSTCLERVRKLHDEGVLEGYHAQVNPKALGIRLQAMIAVRLQKHSRDLVGEFRSYVLSLPEVLSTFHVTGEHDFLIHVAVRDAEHLRDLALDRFTTRPEVDQLETSLIFEHARTWQLPNLVERDDE, encoded by the coding sequence ATGGCAACGAACCTCGACCGAATCGACTTCGAGATCCTCGCCGCGCTCCAAGAGGAGGGGCGGTTGTCCAACAAGGAATTGGCGGCCCGTGTGGACCTGGCACCGTCGACCTGCTTGGAGCGTGTGCGAAAGCTGCACGACGAAGGAGTGCTGGAGGGCTACCACGCCCAGGTCAACCCTAAGGCGCTCGGTATTCGCCTTCAGGCGATGATCGCGGTGCGTCTGCAGAAACACTCGCGGGACTTGGTGGGCGAATTTCGAAGCTACGTGCTCTCGCTGCCCGAAGTCCTGTCGACGTTCCATGTCACCGGGGAGCACGACTTTCTGATCCACGTGGCCGTGCGCGACGCGGAGCACCTGCGCGATTTGGCCCTGGATCGATTCACCACGCGACCGGAGGTGGATCAGCTCGAGACCTCCCTTATCTTCGAGCATGCACGAACCTGGCAGCTTCCGAACTTGGTCGAGCGTGACGACGAGTAG
- a CDS encoding transporter, with translation MGRPLILLFVWSFTFLLCPAVSHARDGSEASTKRPDELITDRPDFTESASTVPALRLQLEAGIQYTHQDLLDEAAPAGHTGNYDANSVSAPSLLLRFGVSDWAELRLGVPDISYESITGADDNIIFGEVSLGAKFATSLSDKLNVGVIPFVDVGTETGDVGGGFIAAAAVDLTANVGLGVNAGVTTFEDGLDERQWEWRGSAALGIGLSDDLSAFIETYALIPDGDFNLFVDTGFTYLVAHYVQLDAYLGTQVPDAEEIFAGTGISVLF, from the coding sequence ATGGGTAGACCACTGATTCTGCTATTTGTCTGGAGCTTTACCTTCCTCCTCTGCCCGGCCGTCTCTCATGCTCGAGACGGCTCTGAGGCGTCGACAAAGCGGCCCGACGAACTGATTACCGACCGCCCCGACTTCACCGAGAGCGCGTCGACGGTGCCGGCACTACGCCTGCAACTCGAAGCCGGCATTCAATACACCCACCAAGACCTGCTCGATGAGGCCGCACCAGCCGGGCACACGGGAAACTACGACGCCAACAGTGTCAGCGCTCCTAGCCTGCTGCTTCGGTTTGGTGTCAGTGACTGGGCTGAATTGCGCTTGGGGGTGCCCGATATCAGCTACGAGAGCATCACCGGCGCGGACGACAACATCATCTTTGGCGAAGTCTCGTTAGGCGCGAAGTTCGCAACCTCGTTGTCCGACAAGCTCAATGTTGGGGTCATCCCCTTTGTGGACGTCGGCACCGAGACAGGTGACGTCGGCGGGGGATTCATCGCCGCGGCGGCGGTTGACCTCACCGCGAACGTCGGCCTCGGGGTGAACGCCGGTGTGACCACCTTCGAGGACGGACTCGACGAGCGCCAGTGGGAATGGCGAGGCTCGGCAGCATTGGGCATCGGTCTGTCCGACGACCTGAGCGCCTTCATCGAAACCTACGCCTTGATTCCCGACGGGGACTTCAACCTGTTCGTGGACACCGGCTTCACCTATTTGGTCGCCCACTACGTCCAACTCGACGCCTACCTGGGCACGCAGGTGCCCGACGCCGAAGAGATCTTTGCGGGCACGGGCATCTCGGTATTGTTCTAA